The proteins below come from a single Panicum hallii strain FIL2 chromosome 7, PHallii_v3.1, whole genome shotgun sequence genomic window:
- the LOC112901222 gene encoding serine racemase: MGSRDGSGDCTGGQGYAADIDSIRQAQARIAPYVHRTPVLSSTSIDAIVGKQLFFKCECFQKAGAFKIRGASNSIFVLDDEQASKGVVTHSSGNHAAAVALAAKLRGIPAHIVIPKNAPACKVDNVRRYGGNIIWSDVSIESRESVCKRVQEETGAVLIHPFNNKYTISGQGTVSLELLEQVPEIDTIIVPISGGGLISGVALAAKAINPSIRILAAEPKGADDSAQSKAAGKIITLPSTNTIADGLRAFLGDLTWPVVRDLVDDIIVVDDNAIVDAMKMCYELLKVAVEPSGAIGLAAVMSDEFKQSSVWHESSKIGIIVSGGNVDLGVLWESLYKR; the protein is encoded by the exons ATGGGAAGCAGGGACGGCAGCGGCGACTGCACAGGAGGCCAGGGTTATGCCGCTGACATCGATTCCATCAGGCAGGCGCAGGCCCGCATTGCGCCGTACGTGCACAGGACGCCCGTTCTGTCCTCGACATCGATCGACGCCATAGTGGGGAAGCAGCTGTTCTTCAAGTGCGAGTGCTTCCAGAAGGC TGGCGCATTCAAGATCCGAGGCGCTTCTAATTCAATATTTGTGCTTGATGATGAGCAGGCGTCAAAGGGCGTGGTGACACATAGCAG TGGGAACCATGCTGCTGCAGTGGCTTTAGCTGCAAAGCTGCGTGGCATACCTGCACACATTGTCATACCAAAGAATGCACCAGCATGTAAGGTCGACAACGTTAGGCGGTATGGTGGTAATATTATCTGGAGTGATGTCAGCATTGAATCTAGAGAATCTGTTTGTAAAAGAGTCCAGGAGGAGACTGGTGCTGTTCTTATTCATCCCTTCAATAATAAGTACACTATCAG TGGTCAGGGTACAGTATCTCTTGAGCTTCTAGAGCAAGTCCCTGAAATTGACACAATAATTGTTCCCATTAGTG GTGGTGGTTTAATTTCTGGTGTGGCCCTTGCTGCAAAGGCCATAAACCCTTCAATACGTATTCTGGCAGCAGAGCCAAAAGGTGCTGATGATTCTGCCCAGTCCAAGGCTGCTGGAAAGATCATCACATTGCCTTCCACAAACACCATTGCTGATGGATTACGAGCTTTTCTTGGTGACTTGACATG GCCTGTGGTGCGTGACTTGGTGGATGATATCATCGTTGTGGATGACAATGCCATTGTGGACGCCATGAAAATGTGCTACGAGCTCCTGAAGGTAGCTGTTGAGCCCAGTGGTGCAATTGGCCTTGCCGCTGTTATGTCTGACGAGTTCAAGCAAAGCTCTGTTTGGCATGAGAGCAGCAAGATAGGGATCATCGTTTCTGGAGGCAATGTCGACCTCGGTGTTCTTTGGGAGTCGCTGTACAAACGATGA